The following are encoded together in the Candidatus Methylomirabilis oxygeniifera genome:
- a CDS encoding CDP-diacylglycerol--glycerol-3-phosphate 3-phosphatidyltransferase yields the protein MPLPLRRREDTTGYPIPPLTPKVDHPFPPVGALLMLNLANSLTILRIFMTPVISILLVYQFWRLGLATFLLAGVTDALDGFIARSRAQRTELGMILDPLADKLLLSATFVTLVYLRQIPQWLFIIIVSRDLILIGGFLIVYLVTGQTTVSVSRMGKLTTGLQVLTVLATLIARVNGGIGPYVPWIIYLAAAVTVVSGLDYVRQGVRALSR from the coding sequence TTGCCCCTACCGCTTCGCAGGCGAGAGGATACGACCGGTTACCCTATCCCGCCGCTCACGCCTAAGGTTGATCACCCCTTTCCGCCGGTCGGAGCCCTGTTGATGCTGAACCTTGCCAATAGCCTCACAATTCTCAGGATCTTTATGACCCCCGTCATCTCGATCCTGTTAGTCTATCAGTTTTGGAGGCTTGGCCTGGCAACCTTTCTACTGGCAGGAGTCACCGACGCCCTTGACGGATTCATCGCGCGTTCGAGGGCCCAGCGAACAGAGCTGGGGATGATCCTGGACCCGCTGGCCGACAAGCTGTTACTCTCTGCGACCTTCGTGACGCTGGTCTACCTGCGTCAGATTCCGCAGTGGCTGTTCATCATCATCGTCAGCCGCGACCTGATATTGATCGGCGGTTTCTTGATTGTGTATCTGGTGACCGGTCAGACCACGGTGTCTGTCTCACGGATGGGGAAGCTCACGACAGGCCTGCAGGTTCTGACCGTGCTGGCGACGCTCATCGCGCGCGTCAACGGCGGGATCGGCCCCTATGTGCCGTGGATCATCTATCTTGCCGCAGCGGTAACGGTTGTTTCAGGGCTCGATTACGTTCGTCAAGGCGTACGGGCGCTGAGCCGGTAA
- the hisC gene encoding histidinol-phosphate aminotransferase (Evidence 2a : Function of homologous gene experimentally demonstrated in an other organism; Product type e : enzyme), with protein sequence MAKLLEEIASPYLQGLAPYIPGKPIGEVERELGITGAIKLASNENPLGPSPLALRALRDALSESHRYPDGGGYYLKQALAKRLGLTPDHLVLGNGCNELLELTARCFLLPGDEVVIADPAFVIYGMLAHLQGCTTVCVPLKAWTHDLEAMAKAVTSRTKMVFVGNPNNPTGTAVQPAELTAFMGAIPDDVIVVVDEAYIEYVPPRMIPDSLRYVRQGRSVIVLRTFSKIYGLAGLRVGYGMAPPSMVELLERIRAPFNVNALAQRAALAALDDEAHLSSSRTMNELGRAYLSGELHRLGLECPPSVANFLLVDLKQDGRATADALLRMGVIVRPLGGALLKSHVRVTIGTPPENERFMEALKTVLQKGSDQPKLRADS encoded by the coding sequence ATGGCCAAGTTGCTGGAAGAGATCGCCTCGCCGTATCTTCAGGGGCTGGCACCGTATATCCCCGGGAAACCGATCGGTGAAGTAGAGCGGGAACTCGGGATTACGGGGGCCATCAAGCTGGCATCAAACGAGAACCCTCTGGGTCCTTCGCCGTTGGCACTCCGCGCCCTACGAGATGCACTGTCGGAGAGTCATCGATATCCAGATGGCGGCGGCTATTACCTGAAGCAGGCGCTGGCGAAGCGCCTTGGGTTGACGCCGGATCATCTGGTGCTGGGGAACGGCTGTAATGAACTCCTTGAGCTGACGGCCCGCTGCTTCCTGCTGCCGGGCGACGAGGTCGTGATCGCCGATCCGGCGTTTGTCATTTACGGGATGCTGGCGCATCTGCAAGGGTGCACCACGGTCTGCGTGCCGCTGAAGGCGTGGACCCACGACCTTGAGGCCATGGCGAAGGCGGTGACCTCCAGGACCAAAATGGTCTTTGTCGGCAATCCAAACAATCCTACCGGCACGGCTGTACAGCCGGCAGAGCTGACGGCGTTCATGGGCGCCATTCCGGACGATGTCATTGTGGTCGTCGATGAGGCGTATATCGAGTACGTCCCTCCCCGGATGATTCCGGATTCACTCAGATATGTCCGGCAGGGACGATCGGTCATTGTACTTCGGACCTTCTCCAAGATCTATGGCTTGGCAGGGCTCCGGGTCGGGTATGGGATGGCGCCGCCGTCGATGGTGGAACTCCTCGAACGGATTCGCGCGCCGTTCAACGTCAATGCGTTAGCGCAGCGGGCTGCACTGGCTGCCCTCGATGACGAAGCCCACCTGTCAAGCAGCCGAACGATGAATGAGTTAGGCAGGGCGTACCTTTCCGGCGAGCTTCATCGTCTGGGGCTGGAGTGCCCGCCGTCAGTGGCGAATTTCCTGCTGGTCGATCTGAAGCAGGACGGACGGGCAACGGCCGATGCGTTACTCCGAATGGGTGTCATCGTGCGCCCACTGGGAGGAGCCCTTTTGAAGAGCCATGTCCGCGTCACTATCGGGACGCCTCCGGAGAACGAACGGTTCATGGAGGCGTTGAAAACAGTACTGCAAAAAGGCAGCGATCAACCAAAGCTGAGGGCTGATAGCTGA
- the aroF gene encoding Phospho-2-dehydro-3-deoxyheptonate aldolase (Phospho-2-keto-3-deoxyheptonate aldolase) (DAHP synthetase) (3-deoxy-D-arabino-heptulosonate 7-phosphate synthase) → MIIILKPHTTEAEIALVVKKIESFGLAAHISKGTERTIIGAIGDERALQEGPLEAFPFVEQVLPILKPYKLASREFKPDGSIVNVDGVLVGGRRVVVMAGPCAVESREGLLQIAQYVKTGGGHILRGGAYKPRTSPYTFQGLGEEGLAYLAEAKQATGLPIATELMDSRDADAVYQYADLIQIGARNMQNFKLLTEVGSRRKPVLLKRGSSSTVKELLLAAEYILSEGNYDVILCERGIRTFEDATRNTLDLSAVPLIKRLSHLPVVVDPSHGTGKWHLVSPMALAAIAAGADGIMVEVHPHPEEALSDGPQALVPSTFETLMNDLNRVAQAVGRSL, encoded by the coding sequence ATGATTATCATCCTCAAGCCGCATACGACCGAGGCGGAGATTGCCCTGGTCGTCAAGAAGATCGAAAGTTTTGGTCTGGCCGCTCACATCTCGAAAGGGACCGAGCGGACCATCATCGGGGCTATCGGCGATGAGCGGGCCCTTCAGGAGGGACCATTAGAGGCCTTCCCCTTTGTCGAACAGGTGCTGCCGATTCTGAAGCCGTATAAACTGGCCAGTCGCGAATTCAAGCCCGACGGCTCCATCGTGAATGTAGACGGGGTGCTGGTGGGCGGTCGGCGGGTAGTGGTGATGGCCGGGCCGTGCGCTGTGGAGAGTCGGGAAGGTCTGTTGCAGATCGCACAGTACGTGAAGACCGGTGGAGGACACATCCTCCGGGGCGGCGCGTATAAACCTCGGACGTCCCCATACACCTTTCAAGGTCTGGGTGAGGAGGGGCTGGCCTATCTGGCCGAGGCCAAGCAGGCAACCGGATTGCCGATTGCGACTGAACTGATGGACAGCCGTGATGCCGATGCGGTCTATCAATATGCCGACCTGATACAGATCGGCGCGAGGAACATGCAGAACTTCAAGCTCCTCACGGAGGTAGGGTCGCGTCGAAAGCCCGTTCTCCTGAAGAGAGGATCCAGCAGTACGGTCAAGGAGTTGTTGCTCGCCGCCGAGTATATTCTGTCGGAGGGCAACTACGACGTCATCCTGTGCGAGCGCGGGATCAGGACCTTTGAGGACGCCACCCGCAACACATTGGATCTTTCGGCGGTCCCTCTGATCAAGCGGCTCTCCCACCTGCCGGTGGTCGTCGATCCGAGCCATGGGACAGGCAAGTGGCATCTGGTGTCGCCGATGGCGCTGGCAGCCATAGCGGCAGGCGCCGACGGCATCATGGTGGAGGTTCACCCTCATCCGGAAGAAGCCCTGTCCGACGGCCCGCAAGCCCTTGTGCCCAGCACATTCGAGACACTGATGAATGACCTGAATAGAGTCGCTCAGGCCGTAGGAAGGTCGCTGTGA
- the tyrC gene encoding Protein tyrC: Cyclohexadienyl dehydrogenase (Arogenate dehydrogenase) (ADH); Prephenate dehydrogenase (PDH) (Evidence 2a : Function of homologous gene experimentally demonstrated in an other organism; PubMedId : 7823907; Product type e : enzyme), translating to MTGELRPESVHDAAASTSLPLVQRLAIIGLGLIGSSVGLACRAHGLAKEIRGADIEPDHRAHAVALGIVDLAFADIAAAIEGADMVVLAVPVGAIAPTLEQIVPHLAPGAVVTDVGSVKGVVATTMDRLLPAGNGVPGHPIAGRETSGPGAAAAELFVGAKCILTPGRLTDPAAVARVRALWRAVGSEVLQMRPECHDEIFAAISHLPHIVAYALMGAILDLEGGEHLQALAGGGLRDFSRVAMSHPVMWRDICLANREPILKMIARFQGALSDLAAMISAEDGDGLHQRFARARACREGLGNGNEGNNRERPGR from the coding sequence GTGACCGGCGAGTTAAGGCCGGAGTCGGTTCATGATGCTGCCGCTTCAACGTCGCTTCCCCTTGTGCAGCGGCTTGCGATCATCGGCCTGGGCCTGATCGGTTCAAGCGTGGGATTGGCCTGTCGCGCTCATGGTCTGGCCAAAGAGATCCGGGGAGCCGATATCGAGCCGGATCATCGCGCGCACGCGGTTGCGCTGGGCATCGTCGATCTCGCCTTCGCGGATATCGCCGCTGCGATTGAGGGAGCCGACATGGTCGTGCTTGCGGTGCCGGTCGGCGCGATCGCACCGACGCTGGAGCAGATCGTCCCGCATTTGGCACCGGGCGCAGTAGTGACTGATGTGGGGAGCGTCAAGGGGGTTGTCGCGACAACGATGGACCGGCTGCTGCCGGCTGGTAACGGGGTACCGGGCCATCCGATCGCCGGCCGCGAGACGTCTGGGCCCGGCGCGGCGGCGGCCGAGCTGTTCGTCGGCGCAAAGTGCATACTGACCCCCGGCCGGTTGACCGATCCTGCCGCCGTTGCACGGGTTCGCGCCCTGTGGAGGGCAGTAGGGTCTGAGGTGCTGCAGATGCGTCCGGAGTGCCATGACGAGATCTTCGCGGCCATCAGCCATCTGCCGCACATCGTGGCCTATGCGCTGATGGGTGCTATACTTGATCTGGAAGGCGGCGAACATCTGCAGGCATTGGCGGGTGGCGGCTTGAGAGATTTCAGCCGAGTGGCCATGAGCCATCCGGTCATGTGGCGCGATATCTGCCTCGCCAACCGTGAGCCGATCCTGAAGATGATCGCTCGATTTCAGGGCGCCTTGAGCGATCTGGCTGCAATGATCAGCGCTGAAGACGGCGACGGCCTGCATCAGCGGTTTGCGAGGGCGCGCGCCTGTCGGGAGGGTCTTGGGAACGGGAATGAAGGGAACAATCGCGAGCGCCCTGGTCGGTGA
- the hflX gene encoding putative GTPase (Evidence 3 : Function proposed based on presence of conserved amino acid motif, structural feature or limited homology; PubMedId : 2020545, 3040675, 8248183, 8824618, 94068503; Product type pe : putative enzyme), whose product MKGTIASALVGEPRERALLVGIHRKRDPRWEAEDSLDELARLAGSAGAVVIGTILQDRDVPDPRYLIGKGKAQEIKAQWGGKVDLLVIDEELSGSQQRSLEELTGWKTVDRPLLILDIFSQRARSREGKLQVELAQLDYRLPRLVGMGTQLSRLGGGIGTRGPGETQLETDRRTIRRRMAKIREELAKVRRHRALLRRPRKRHAIPIVALVGYTNAGKSTLFNALTHSGVQTDDALFVTLDPILRRVTMADGFGFLLSDTVGFIRRLPEQLVTAFKATLEELDEADLLLHVIDASHPQVMEQKEAVDTILRELGLSTKPIVEVFNKMDRLTGGIGQSFIGGKTIVPRVAISALTGYGLDRLLQTVRESLAPTASQARGYDRLPYPAAHA is encoded by the coding sequence ATGAAGGGAACAATCGCGAGCGCCCTGGTCGGTGAGCCCCGCGAGCGGGCGCTGCTGGTAGGGATTCATCGTAAGCGCGACCCGCGCTGGGAGGCGGAGGACTCGTTGGACGAACTTGCGCGTCTCGCGGGCTCGGCAGGCGCTGTGGTAATCGGAACCATCTTGCAGGACCGCGATGTGCCGGACCCGCGCTATCTGATCGGGAAGGGCAAGGCGCAGGAGATCAAGGCGCAGTGGGGTGGGAAGGTGGATCTGCTGGTAATCGATGAGGAGCTGTCCGGATCGCAGCAGCGAAGCCTGGAGGAACTGACCGGATGGAAAACGGTCGATCGCCCGTTGCTGATCCTGGATATCTTCTCCCAGCGGGCCAGGAGCCGGGAGGGCAAGTTGCAGGTCGAACTGGCTCAGCTTGACTATCGCCTGCCCCGGCTGGTCGGAATGGGAACCCAACTCTCACGTTTGGGTGGCGGCATCGGAACACGCGGCCCTGGCGAAACCCAGTTGGAGACGGACCGGCGGACGATCCGGCGGCGTATGGCGAAGATTCGGGAGGAACTGGCCAAGGTCCGCCGTCATCGGGCGCTCTTGAGACGGCCTCGAAAACGCCATGCCATCCCGATCGTGGCTCTGGTCGGCTACACCAATGCCGGTAAGTCGACGCTCTTCAATGCCCTCACGCATTCGGGTGTTCAGACCGATGACGCCCTGTTTGTGACCCTTGATCCCATCTTGCGTCGAGTGACGATGGCCGACGGGTTCGGGTTTCTGCTCTCCGATACTGTAGGGTTTATCCGGCGCCTTCCTGAGCAATTGGTGACGGCGTTCAAGGCGACCCTTGAGGAGTTGGACGAGGCCGATCTTCTGCTGCACGTAATCGACGCGAGCCATCCCCAGGTGATGGAACAGAAAGAGGCGGTCGACACGATTCTCAGGGAGCTTGGCCTCTCGACGAAGCCGATTGTCGAGGTATTCAACAAGATGGATCGCTTGACGGGCGGGATTGGGCAATCTTTCATCGGCGGCAAGACGATAGTGCCGCGAGTGGCGATATCCGCCCTCACAGGGTATGGCCTCGATCGGCTACTGCAGACGGTGCGTGAGTCGCTTGCCCCTACCGCTTCGCAGGCGAGAGGATACGACCGGTTACCCTATCCCGCCGCTCACGCCTAA